The following coding sequences lie in one Lelliottia jeotgali genomic window:
- a CDS encoding Sulfate adenylyltransferase subunit 2 yields the protein MDQKRLTHLRQLEAESIHIIREVAAEFSNPVMMYSIGKDSSVMLHLARKAFYPGTLPFPLLHVDTGWKFREMYEFRDRTAKAYGCELLVHKNPEGVAMGINPFVHGSAKHTDIMKTEGLKQALNKYGFDAAFGGARRDEEKSRAKERIYSFRDRFHRWDPKNQRPELWHNYNGQINKGESIRVFPLSNWTELDIWQYIYLENIEIVPLYLAAERPVLERDGMLMMIDDDRIDLQPGEVIKKQMVRFRTLGCWPLTGAVESNAQTLPEIIEEMLVSTTSERQGRMIDRDQAGSMELKKRQGYF from the coding sequence ATGGACCAAAAACGACTTACCCACCTGCGGCAACTTGAAGCAGAAAGCATCCATATTATCCGCGAGGTGGCTGCCGAATTTTCGAACCCGGTAATGATGTATTCCATCGGGAAAGATTCCAGCGTCATGCTGCATCTGGCGCGTAAAGCGTTTTATCCGGGTACCCTGCCGTTTCCGTTGCTGCACGTTGACACCGGCTGGAAATTTCGTGAGATGTACGAGTTTCGCGACCGCACGGCCAAAGCCTATGGCTGTGAACTGCTGGTGCACAAAAACCCGGAAGGCGTGGCGATGGGCATCAACCCGTTCGTCCACGGCAGCGCCAAGCACACGGACATCATGAAAACCGAAGGGCTGAAGCAGGCGCTGAACAAATACGGTTTTGATGCGGCCTTCGGCGGCGCGCGCCGTGATGAAGAAAAATCCCGCGCCAAAGAGCGCATCTACTCCTTCCGCGACCGTTTCCACCGCTGGGATCCGAAAAACCAGCGCCCGGAGCTGTGGCACAACTACAACGGCCAGATTAACAAAGGCGAAAGTATCCGTGTCTTCCCGCTCTCCAACTGGACCGAGCTGGATATCTGGCAGTATATCTATCTGGAAAATATCGAAATCGTCCCGCTGTATCTGGCGGCTGAGCGCCCGGTGCTGGAGCGCGACGGTATGCTGATGATGATCGACGACGATCGCATCGATTTGCAGCCGGGCGAGGTTATCAAAAAACAGATGGTGCGCTTCCGTACGTTAGGCTGCTGGCCGCTGACCGGCGCCGTCGAGTCAAACGCGCAGACGCTGCCGGAGATCATCGAAGAGATGCTGGTCTCCACCACCAGTGAGCGGCAGGGGCGCATGATTGACCGCGACCAGGCAGGCTCAATGGAGCTGAAGAAACGTCAGGGTTATTTCTAA